The following are encoded together in the Actinomycetota bacterium genome:
- a CDS encoding glycine--tRNA ligase translates to MSTPSLDTIVDLSKRRGIIFQSGEIYGGLRSGWDYGPLGVEMKENVKRAWWRSMVQLRDDVVGLDSSVILNSTVWEASGHLEVFTDPLVECAKCNTRHRADQIGDKCPNCGSDELGDPRNFNLMFKTHIGPIQDDKNVVWLRPETAQGIFINFMQVQAS, encoded by the coding sequence ATGAGCACTCCTTCCCTCGACACGATCGTCGACCTTTCCAAGCGCAGAGGCATCATCTTTCAGTCCGGCGAAATCTACGGAGGGCTCCGTTCCGGCTGGGATTACGGGCCCCTCGGCGTCGAGATGAAAGAGAACGTCAAGCGTGCCTGGTGGCGTTCGATGGTCCAGTTGCGGGACGACGTCGTGGGCCTGGACTCCTCGGTAATCCTGAACTCCACCGTCTGGGAGGCCTCCGGCCACCTGGAGGTCTTCACCGACCCACTCGTCGAGTGCGCCAAGTGCAACACCCGGCACCGGGCCGACCAGATCGGCGACAAGTGCCCGAACTGCGGCAGCGACGAGCTCGGCGACCCCCGCAACTTCAACCTGATGTTCAAGACCCACATCGGGCCGATCCAGGACGACAAGAACGTCGTCTGGCTCCGCCCCGAGACCGCCCAGGGCATCTTCATCAACTTCATGCAGGTCCAGGCGTC